The sequence TTGGGTCTCCTCCGAGGTGACGGCCCGATGCATAGCCGTCGGCGATGTCGTCGTCAACTCAGGATACGTTCACCGAGCGGGCGCTAGGTACCGGGGCCAACAGATGCGGCATATCCCACAGTCCCATGCATCGCAACCGCTCGCAGCGGCCGATCCGCCGAAGGTGAGGGAGCCTCAGCCGAGACGCCCGGTGTCGGTCGGCACCCAGGCGCCGCTGTCGAGGTCAAGGGTGCTCGAGGAGAACATGCCCTGCGCGTCGATCTCGGTGATCTTGTCGACCTGACCGTCGTGGTCGGCATCGGTGTAGACGGTCATGCCGCCGGCGCCGGTGCGGGTGAGCGAATCCCGTACGCCGTCGTCGTCGGTGTCGACGTCGGCCGGCCCGAGGTCCCAGACCCGCCCGTCGGCATGCATCCACAGGTGATCTTCCGGCGAGGATGCCTCCTGGCCGGCCGTCACACGATCCGCATCACCGAACTCGTCGGCACCGAACCCATCCGCACCGAACCCATCCGCACCGAACCCATCTGCGCCGAACCCATCTGCGCCGAGCGGGTCACCGCCGAGAAATGACATGTCCATCTACGCTGCCTCGTTTCGTCCGGGACCCGTGCCGCACACCACCGTGATGATAGGACGCAGCGAGTCGCCGGGCGGTTCCGATTCTGCTCAGACATCCCCGTCGTCGCCGATCAAGGCCTGTGCGAGCGTCACCAGTTCGCGGTGCGTGCCGCGGAGCCGGCCGATCTGGTCGCGCTGATCCTGCGTCGCCGATCCCGAGCGCAGGTCGCGCAGTCTCACATCGATCGCCGCGACCTCCGCGGACACCTGTCGCGCACGCCGTTCGTAGAAGCGGGTGATGTGACCGGCCACCAGAGGGTCGGCCGCGGCCAGCCGCAGCCCGACCCGGTGTTCGAGCCGGCCGCGCGTCTCGTTCAGCGCGTCGGTGCTCCAACTCCGCAGGTCGGCACGCAGGGCCGCGGTCCGACGCACCCGGATCACCAGTGCGGCGACGGCGACCCCGAGCAGCAGGGTGAGCGGCATGCTCACCCACTGCAGCGTCTGCACCGACGCCATCGGCGCGACGATCAGTCGTCCCACCCCGAGCCCGGTGGACGCACCGATCAGCACCAGCAGGGCGTCCTCGCCACCGCGGCGTCCGGACGGCACCGCCCGCCCGAACGGGGGGTCGGGCGCACGATCGTCGGGCGCACGAACGTCGGGCCGAGGCCGAGGACCACCGTCCACCTGGGCCTCGATCCCGAGCAGCGCCGGCGCCCGCACCTCCTCGATGCGGTCGTCGATCGCGTGATCGACGCGTTCACGCAGCGCCGACGCCTCGCCGGCAAGCCAGTGGACGTAGCTGTCGACCGAGGCGGGCTTCAGGGTCGCCGACCGGGCCGTCGCCGCGGCCGCGAGAGCCCGCGTCCCGGACGCGACATCGGCGAGGGACTCGCTGCGCGCCCTCGCCAGGCCGGTGCGCGCCGCGGCGAGCCGGTCCGCACGGCCCCGGTCGCGGGATTCGAGCAGCGCCCGCCGCCGGTCGGCCAGCCGGTCGACGGTCGCCGACACGGCATCGGGATCGGTCGCCCGCATCAGGGTCTCCAGGGCCTGGTCGACGGCCGCGAGTGCCGCGCAGACCCGCGCCCGTTCGCGCCGGACACCGGACGGCGCCGCGAGGTGCTCGGTGATCCATTCGACCACCGCGGGCACACCGGATTCCTCGATCGCCCCCGACAACGCGGCCGTCGAGGAGACCGCGAACACCGGGAGCTGCTCGAACGGGTCGAGCAGGGCGCGATGCGCCCGCAGGATGCGCGGCCAATCCCAGAATGCGTCGATCTTGGTGCCGACCAGCGCGACGATCCCGAACCGCGACCGCAGCTCGTCGACGGCCTGCTTCTCCTCGTCACCCACCGACGACGACGGATCGAGCACCATCAGGGCGATACCGATGGCATCGTCGTCGGGGCGACGGCCCCAGCGCCCCTCGGTCACCGGCGAGCTCGGCTCCACCACCCGGCACGCCTCGACCAAGCTGCTGACCCCGGTGCCGCCGATCCCGTACACCGCGACCCCCGTCCCGGTTCCCGCGACCGTGGCCGGATCGAATCCGGTCAGCCCGTGGACCCGGGCGGTCGCGTCCACCTGGGACGGCGCGGTCGTCACGCCACCTCCCCATTTGCGAGCAGCTGTTCGATCACGTCGCGATCCCATCCGCGGGCGGCGACGAGCTCGAGTCGCGATCGCACGTCCGCCAGCCGCCGGTGACGGACGATGTCGACCCGCTCCCGGATCAGGGGCACGAGCTGCTCGATGCCGCTCCGCGCCTGCAGGGTCGCGTTGAGGGTGGCGGCATCGACGACGACCGGGTCGTCGGTGGCCAGGAGATCCAGCGCGATCTCGATGCCACGCCGATCGATGCGGCGCAGCAGGCCGGCACGCAGGGCACGCTCGTCACCGGGGAAAAGTGGGGCGGCATCGGGGTCCCGGCCCGGCGTGATGGTGAGGAACTGCCCGGCCATCGACGGCATCCGCACACCTGCCGCGCTCAGCCGATGAAGGAAGTCGAACTCGGCGTCGGACAGATCCGCGCAGGCCAGCAACTGTGACACCGCGAGCACCGGGACGCCGAGTCGTGCGGCACAGCCGGCGGCGAGGTCGGCAGCCGCCGCCCCGGCGCCCTGGGTGTCGGCCTTGCCGAGCACCACCACCGAGCGATCCGCGGGCAACGCCGCAACCGCGGCCCGATCGGCCGCCCGCGGCGGTCCCGACAGCACATACATCCACAGGTCGGCGTCGGCGTCGGCCATCTCGCCCGCGCCGGGGCCGATCGTTGTCACCGAGAGCCGCTCCCGCAGCGCACGGGCAAAGGTGTCGCGCCCGGTTCCGGGACGGCCGCCGACCCAGATCTGCAACGGCCGCCCGTATCGACGAGCGGCGTCGTCGAGTGCCGCGCGCGCCGGCGACAACGGATCGACGAGCGCCACCAACCGCCCCGACTCGACGACCCGCGCCAGAGCGCTCGTCAAGGGCGTCATCGGGTCGTGCGACATGCCTCGCAATCTAGCCTCCCGAGGCCCGCGGCGTGCCGCTGACCGGCACAGAACCCGTGTCGGCTGTCCTCGACGGGCACCGATGCGCAACGATGGACCGGTGAGCGAGAGTCTCGATCAGTCCAGTCGCTATCCGCGGGTCACCAGTTTCCGGTTTCGCCGCGGCTCCCTGACGACGGGTCAGCAGCGCAATTGGGAAACCCTGTGGCCCCGATTGGGCCGCGATCTGGCCCTCGGGGTGGATCGCGAACCTGAAGAAGCAGTCGACCTGTCCGAGCTGTTCGGGCGCGACGCGCCGACTGTCCTGGAGATCGGCAGCGGTACCGGGGTGTCGACGGCAGCGATGGCGGCGGCCGAACCAGACGTCGACGTACTCGCGGTGGAGGTCTACAAACCAGGGCTCGCCCAGCTGCTCGGGCTCGTCGATCGCGGCGGACTGACAAACGTCCGGATGGTCCGCGGTGACGCCGTCGTGGTGCTCACCGAACTCCTGGCACCGCAGAGCCTCGCCGGGATCCGGGTGTTCTTCCCGGACCCGTGGCCGAAATCACGCCACCACAAGCGCAGGCTGGTGCAGAGCGGCACCCTGGAGCTGATGGCCGACCGCCTCGTGCCGGGCGGCGTGCTCCACATCGCCACCGACCACGCCGGGTACGCGGAATGGATCGCGGAGCATCTCGCCACCCAGCGCCGGGACCGGCCGCACGTGATCCAGCTGACCCGGGACGCACCGATCCTGCTCGACCGGCCGACCACGAAGTTCGAGGGCCGTGCCGAGCGCGAGGGACGCGGGGTCAACGAATTCGTCTATGTCCGTCCCGATCTCCCGACATCTCCGGACACCGAAGGCGGCCACGAATGAGCGACGACACAGTCACACCGGAGATCACTCCCCCACCCGCGTCCGCCGGAAAAGGGTTCGCGGAGAACATCTCCGGTCAGAGCGCCGCCCCCCGGGTACTACTCGTCTGGGACGCGCCCAACATGGACATGGGACTCGGGGCGATCCTCGGCGGGCGTCCCACGGCTGCCTATCGTCCGCGGTTCGACGCTCTCGGGCGCTGGTTGCTGCAGCGGACCGCGGAGATATCGGCAGGCGCGGCCGGCCCGAACGAAACGCCTCCCAGCACCCTGAGGAGCGAAGCGTCTCGAAGGGTCGAGCCCGAGGCGACGGTGTTCACGAACATCGTGCCGGGCAGCGCCGACGTGGTGCGGCCGTGGGTCGACGCACTCCGCAATGTCGGATATGCGGTGTTCGCGAAGCCCAAGCTGTCCGACGACAGCGATGTGGACGCCGACATGCTCGACCACATCGAACTTCGCAGGCACACTGTGGGACTAGCTGGCCTGATCGTGGCCTCGGCCGACGGACAAGCGTTCCGGGAGCCGTTGCTCGACGTGGTGGCCGACGGTATCCCGGTCACGGTGATCGGGTTCCGGGAACACGCCAGCTGGGCATTGACCACCGAAGAGTTGGAGTTCGTCGACCTGGAGGACATCCCGGCGGTGTTCCGTGAGCCGCTGCCGCGCATCGGGCTCGATTCACTGCCCGACGACGGGGCGTGGCTCACACCGTTCCGACCACTGCAGGCACTCCTGCACTGAGTCGACACAACAGCACCAGCCGACTCAGGGACAACTCAGGACCGCCTGGAAGAATCAACGGTCATCGTCGATGCGACCACGGATCGACGAACCCGCACCACGACCCCGACCCGACGACCAGATCCCGCGACGAGGAAGGAACCACGGCGTGTTCGGAGCCATCGGCACTTTCGTCTATCGAATGCGCTTTGCCGTCATCGGCGTGCTCATCGCACTGATGGCGGGACTCGGGCTCTATGGCCTCGATCTCTCGAAGCACCTGAGTCAGAGCGGCTGGTTCGACCCGACGTCGGAATCGTCGCAGGGTTCGGTCGTCGCCGACACCGCACTCGGCCGCGACCACCGCTCGGACGTGATCCTGCTCATCACCCCGCCCGCGGGTACGACCGTCGACGATCCGGAGTTCGGGGCGAAGGTCGAGAACTTCGTCGACGACCTGATCACCCAGCACGGCGACGTGGTCGACCGCGAGGATCCGGGCCTCATCGACCCCTTCTACCTGCGGGATCAGACCCCGACCTCGAAGGCGGCCCAGGAGACCATCCGGGCCAGGACTTTCAGTCCGGACAAGACGCACGCGTTCATCAGTATCGGTGTCAAGGGTGACGACGACACCACGGTCCTGAAGAACTACAAGACGATCGAGCCGTCGTTCGACAACATCCCGGAGAGGTTCAATCTCGAGGGGACGACATTCGAGCTCGCGGGCCTGCAACCGGTGGCGGGCAGCATGGCCGACGGGATGGACAAGGACATCCACCGAGCCGAGGTGATCGCGCTGCCCCTGGTGGCGATCATGCTCTTCTTCATCTTCGGCGGTGTGATCGCCGCCTGCCTGCCCGTCCTCATCGGCGGCCTCACCATCGCCGGCTCGCTGGGCATCATGAAGGTGCTCGCGCAGGTCACCGAACTCAACATCTTCGCCCAGTCGGTGGTCACACTGATCGGTCTGGGCATCGCGATCGACTACGGCCTCTTCATCGTCAGCCGTTTCCGGGAGGAACTCGCGGAGGGGTACTCCACCAAGGCCGCGGTACGAAGAACGGTGATGACCGCGGGACAGACCGTGGTGTTCTCGGCGACCATCATCGTCGCGGCCCTCGCATGTCTGCTGATCATGCCGCAGGGGTTCCTCAAGTCGGTCGCCTACGGTGCCATCGCGTCGGTGTCGCTCGCCGCCATCCTCTCCCTCACCGTGATGCCGGCGATCCTGGGCATCCTCGGCAAGCGGATCGACGCGCTCGGGCTGCCCTTCCTCCGCCGCACCAAGACCCGTCAAGAGGTCGAGGACGGCTTCTGGGGCGGCTGTCCGGCTGGGTGATGCGCCATCCGATCGCGACCGCGGTGCCGACGGTGCTGGTCCTGCTCGTGCTGACCATCCCGTTCGGCGGCATCAAGTTCGGCGGCATCAGCGAGGCCTACCTGCCGCCCGACAATCCGAACCGGGTCGCCCAGGAGAACTTCGACAAGTACTTCCCGAGTGAACGCACCGAAGAGATCAAGCTGGTCATCGCCTATGACCCGAACGACAACGACAGTGGCGACAAGATCAACGACATCGCCACCGAGGCCAACAAGATCCCCGGGTTCACCAAACAGTTCAGTCCCTCCGCCGACGACGGCGCGCTGACCGGCCAGTACGGCGACAACGGACCGCCGGTCATCCAGATGTCGGCAGGTCTGGTGAACCGTGACACCGCCGCCGAGGCCATCAAGGAACTGCGCGGCATCGACACGCACGGCCTGAAGATGTGGGTGGCCGGTACGCCCGCCCTGACCCAGGACTCGATCGATGCGCTGATGTCCCGGCTGCCCCTGATGGCCGTGTTGCTCGTGCTGGTCACCGGCTTCCTGATGTTCCTGGCGTTCGGGTCGGTGGTGTTGCCGATCAAGGCGGCGCTGATGTCGGCGCTGGGCCTCGGAGCCACGCTGGGCATCCTGACCTGGATCTTCGTCGACGGGCATGGCGCAGGCATCGCGAACTTCACACCCGGTCCGCTGTTCGCGGCGGTCCTGGTGCTGATCATCGCCATCGTGTTCGGCCTGTCCACCGACTACGAGATATTCCTGTTGTCCCGAATGGTCGAGGCCAGACAGAAGGGCGCGTCCACCACCGAGGCGGTACGCGTCGGTACCGCTCACACCGGTCGCATCATCACGGCCGCCGCGGCGATCCTGGTGGTGGTGACCGGCGCGTTCGGTCTCTCCGAGATCGTGATGATGAAGTACATCGCCTACGGCATGATCGCGGCGCTCATCCTCGACGCCACCATCATCCGCATGCTGCTGGTGCCGTCGGTGATGAAACTCCTCGGCGACGACTGCTGGTGGGCCCCTCGCTGGATGCAGGTGCTGCAGCAGAAGATCGGCCTGGGCGAGACCGTCCTCGACGACGAGCCCGACGAACTGCGCGACGGTGCCGCGGCCGCCCGCACGCGGTCGGTGGGCATCCTGGCGGCCGAGGCTCCCACGTCGGCGATGCCGGCCGCGCCGCGCGCGGGCGTCGCACCCGCCGAGACCGCGGCCGCACGCGCAACGACCCGTCGGGAGCCGAACCGCTCGATGGCCCAGCCCGGCCGGACCGTCGCCCAGCCGGCTCAGCCGCCCCAATCCGCCCCGCCCGCCGAGGCGAACCGGCCGGGCCGCCGGGTACCGGAACGTGGCGTGCCCGCCCCCGGCCGGCCTCCCGCACCCCGGCCGGACACCTCGCCCGCAGGGCCGCGCCTGGGCGCGCCGGCCGCCACCCCGACCGGAGCCCGCGTCGGCCCGTCCGCGCCGCCCTCGGGCCCGCAGTCACGATCGGCCACGGCACCCCCGGCCCCGGCCGCGCCGCCGGCCCCGCGTCTCGGGCGCACGGCACGCGACCGGTCGTCGGGCCCGGATACCGGCAGCTGGCGCCTCGGCGCCGGCGGCATCCGGCTGGCCTCCGACGAACCGGCCCGGCCGTCGGCGTCGCAGCCCGCCACCGTCCGCCCGTCCGGCCCACCGCCCCAACGGCCCGCGCAGCCGCCAACCCCACCCGGCGGTCAGCCGTCGCGGCCCGGAACGGTACCGCCGCAGGCGAATCCGGCCCGCCGAGACGACTCGCCACTGGGCAGGCGTCCGGCGCTCGACACCACCGGCAAGCGCCCGCTGGCCGCGTCGCTGTCCCCCGAGGGACACCGGCCCGCCTCCCCCTCCCCCTCAGCGACGTCACGCACCGGCGGATCGCCGATGGAACGGGGCCTGAGCGACTCGCATCCGGCGCCCGAGGGCGAGGATCGTCCCGCGCAGGACGGTCGGCGGCGCGGAACGGACCGGCACGCGCGGTCGGACGCCGATGGCGACGGTTCGCAGATCAGCGTGCAGGACCTGTTGCGCCGTAGTCGTTCGGACAGCTGAGCTCCGTACTCCTCATTCGCGCGCGAGGTGACCGCCGATCGGGTTACGTTGACTCGAGGGGTCGTGCGCCGCATGGTCGCGACCCCGGCACGAATCGCGTGAACGCCGTCGGAAAACGATGGCGGAGCGGTGGATCTGTCGACCCGACCTGCAAGCGAGGAGGCAAGCAATGTCCACGTTGGATGTACCGATCGTCGCCGCGGTGGACGGTTCGGAAAGATCACTCGGAGCACTGCGATGGGCCGCCGCGGCCGCCGACCGGGAGAAGCGGCCGCTGAACATCGTGCAGGCACTCGAGAAGCCCACCGCCGAGATCGCACGCGGCGCGGTGTTCAAACGAGGAGTCGTCGACGCGCTGCGTGCCGATGCGGAGAAATCCGTCCGGGAGGCGACCGCGCTCGTCGAGGAGCTGGCGCCGGGTGTCACCGCCACGGGCCACGTGGTCGACGGCAAGCCCGCACTCGTCTTGCGCGAGGTGTCCGGCCACGCACACCTTCTCGCGATGGGCACCCGAGGCCTCGGTGGTGTACAGGGTCTGCTGCTCGGCTCGGTCAGCACCAACGTGACCGCTCACGCCGACTGCCCGGTGGTGGTGGTCGGTGACGATTCACCGGTCACCGGACCGGTCGTCGTCGGCGTCGACGGTTCGCCGGTCTCGAAGTCTGCGATCGTGCTCGCACTCCAGCAGGCGGCGCTGCTGAACACCTCTGTCGTCGCCGTCCACAGCTATCCCGGGTTCACCAGCCAGATGTTCTACGGCGAGGCCGAACAACTGCTGCGGCAACTGCACGAGGAGGCCACCGAATTGATCGGCGAACAGTTGGCCGGCCATCGCGACGACCAGCCCGACGTCGAGGTCGAGACCGTCGTCGCGGCGCAGCCGGCCGCACAGTGCATCCTCGAGGCCGCTCGGGACGCGCAACTGGTGGTTCTCGGGAGCCGTGGTCGCGGCGGGTTCCGCGGGTTGCTGCTCGGTTCCACCAGCCGGGCGGTCCTCCACGTGGCACCGTGTCCGGTGATGATCGTCCGGAGTCACCCGGAGAGCTGACCGTCGGCTTCGTGGCGTCTCACTCGTCGAGCCCGTGCTCGATCGCGTACCGGGTCAACTCCACCCGGTTGCCGAGCTGCAACTTGCGCAGGGTGGCCTGCACATGGTTCTCGACGGTCCGATGACTCAGCGACAGCTTGTTCGCTACCTGCTTGGCGCTCAACCCTTTTGCGACGTGACGGAGCACCTCGGTCTCCCGATCGGTCAGGGAGGGACGGGGCTGATCGCGATCCGGCTCTGCCGACAGTCGCCGGTACTCGCCGAGGATCAGGCCCGCGAGACCCGGGGTGAACACCGCCTGACCGTCGGCGACGGCCCGCACCGCGGCGACCAGTTCCGCTCTCGACGACGACTTCACGAGATATCCACTCGCCCCGGCCTTCACCGCCTGGAGGACATCGTCGCGTTCATCGGAGGCCGACAGCACCAGCACCCGCGACGACGGCGACACCTCGAGCACGGCGGCCGTCGCGTCCGCGCCACTCCCGTCCGGCAACTGCATGTCCATCAGTACAACGTCGGGCGTCACCGCACCGGCCCGGCGCCGGGCGCTGCCGACCCCGTCGGCGGTCGCGACCACCTCGAAGCCTTCCTCGGCAAGATCGCGTGCCACGCCATCGCGCCAGATCGGGTGGTCGTCGACCACCATCACCCGCAGACACGCACCGTCGGATGTCCTGTCCACGCTCGCCATCAGCCCTCCCGGTCCACCGGAATCGTCAGTTCCCATTCTGTGCCGGCACCCGGCCCGGAATCGAGCATCGCGGTCCCACCGAGCGCCTCCACCCGGCCGACGATCGACGTCGAGATCCCCATGCGGCCTTGCCGTCGCGCCTCGTCGAGTCGTCCGGCCGGAATCCCGACTCCGTCGTCGCGGACACTGACCACCACCCGATCACCGAGATCCTCGAGCAGCACGAAAGCCTGCGCAGACACGCCCGCGTGGTGGTTCACGTTGTCCAGGATGTTGTGGAGAGCCGCCCGGATCTCTTCGGCGACAACGGCATCGATGACCACCGGCGACGCGGGTGCGCTCACCGAGACCTGCTCGGCGGCGAACCCCCGCAGGATCGCGCCGAGGTCGGCGGCAGCCCGATCGGCCCGCCTGTGCGCGGCGGCGATCTGGCCGGCGTCGGAAACCAGTTGCCGCAACGCCCGCTCCTGCTCGCCGGCGAGCCGGGCGAGTTCGGTGGTCGGACCGCCGATCTCCCGGCCGCGTCTGGCGATCAGCGCGAGAACCTGCAACACGCCGTCATGGACCTCGCGCGACAACCGCTCCCGCTCCTCGGTGGCCGCGGCGATCGCGGCCGCCTGCACGAGGACGGCGTGGGCACGCCGCGCGATCACCGCCGCGAGCCCCACGGCCACACCGGCCGCCACGATGATGATGATCGTCGCGTTGCGCCCGAAATTCAGGTCGAAGGCCCCCTTCACGAAGGCACTCGTGCCGCCGACCAGGAGCCCGGAGAGCATGCCCCAGATCGGTCCGGCGAGCAGCGCGACCGAGATGACCGCGTTGACCGCCCACAGCGTGGTCGGCCAGGTCTGGTTGTTCATCGCCCACGACGTGTCGGCCACATACGACGTGGTGAGCATGAGCCCGCAGGCGACCGCGACGTCGGCACCCACCCAATACCGGTTGCGGCCGAAGCCCGCGTAGTAGGCGATACCGCTGGCCAGGGTCCACGCGGAGAGCACTCCGAACAGCGCCCACGTCGTGTCGTCGTGGAGGAGGTCGTCGTTGACGGCGATCTGGAAGCCGAGCGCATAGAGATAGGAGAAGAAGCGGAACAGCTGCGCGGCCCGCCACAGCGGGCCGACCGGATCGGTGTCGGCCTCCATGGCAAGTTGACGCGCGCGGCTGGGCTCACGCGGTTCGGGCACGCCACGAAGGGTCATCTGGGGCGTCACTCGCCGTCGCGGGGCGTCTGCTCCGGGGAGATCTCCTCGTCGGTCGCGTCCGGCGGCGACGCGTCGGCCTCGTCGGCCGCGTCGAGGCGATCCCATCTCGGCTCATCGGGCTCGGCCGTGTAGAACCGCCCGGCCGTGCCGTCCTCGCGGTCGCGGGCCCGGGCGGCGCTGCCGGCCAGATGCCGGACGGCGGTGTTGCCGAACGCGAGCAGCGGCACCGCGAGCAATCCTCCGACGATGCCCGCGGAGACGATCCCGGCCGCGATGGCGAGAACCACGGCAACCGGATGCAGCCGCACCGATCGGCCGAGCAGGAACGGCTGCAGCACATGGCTTTCCACCTGCATCACACCGACCACGATGGCCGTTGCGATGACCGCCGCGATCCAGCCCTGGGTGACCAGCGCGACCACCACCGCCAAGGTGCCCGCCACCAGTGCGCCGACGATCGGGATGAAGGCGCCCAAGAACACCAGCGACGCCAGCGGCAGTGCCAGTGGCACACCCAGGATGGCCAGCCCGATGCCGATGCCCAGGGCGTCGACGAAGGCCACCGCAACGGTCGCGCGAACGTAGCCGACGAGCGTGCCGAATCCGGCGGTGCCCGCGGCCCGCACCCGACCACGGGTGCCGTGCGGCACGAGTTTGGTGACGAACGTCCAGATCTGGCCGCCGCCGTACAGGAAGAAGATCAGCACGAAGATCGTCAGCAATGCGCCGGTGACGATCTCGGTGGCCGTCGTGGCGGTCGCCAGGGCACCGCTGGTGACCTTGTCCTGGTTGTGCTGGAGAAAATCGGTGATGTCGTTGCCGATGTTGCTGACCTGGTCGTCGTCGACCTTCAGCGGACCGTCGACGAGCCAGTCACGAGACCGGTCG is a genomic window of Gordonia sp. SID5947 containing:
- a CDS encoding DUF6802 family protein; translation: MDMSFLGGDPLGADGFGADGFGADGFGADGFGADEFGDADRVTAGQEASSPEDHLWMHADGRVWDLGPADVDTDDDGVRDSLTRTGAGGMTVYTDADHDGQVDKITEIDAQGMFSSSTLDLDSGAWVPTDTGRLG
- the trmB gene encoding tRNA (guanosine(46)-N7)-methyltransferase TrmB, producing MRNDGPVSESLDQSSRYPRVTSFRFRRGSLTTGQQRNWETLWPRLGRDLALGVDREPEEAVDLSELFGRDAPTVLEIGSGTGVSTAAMAAAEPDVDVLAVEVYKPGLAQLLGLVDRGGLTNVRMVRGDAVVVLTELLAPQSLAGIRVFFPDPWPKSRHHKRRLVQSGTLELMADRLVPGGVLHIATDHAGYAEWIAEHLATQRRDRPHVIQLTRDAPILLDRPTTKFEGRAEREGRGVNEFVYVRPDLPTSPDTEGGHE
- a CDS encoding NYN domain-containing protein; the protein is MSDDTVTPEITPPPASAGKGFAENISGQSAAPRVLLVWDAPNMDMGLGAILGGRPTAAYRPRFDALGRWLLQRTAEISAGAAGPNETPPSTLRSEASRRVEPEATVFTNIVPGSADVVRPWVDALRNVGYAVFAKPKLSDDSDVDADMLDHIELRRHTVGLAGLIVASADGQAFREPLLDVVADGIPVTVIGFREHASWALTTEELEFVDLEDIPAVFREPLPRIGLDSLPDDGAWLTPFRPLQALLH
- a CDS encoding universal stress protein, giving the protein MSTLDVPIVAAVDGSERSLGALRWAAAAADREKRPLNIVQALEKPTAEIARGAVFKRGVVDALRADAEKSVREATALVEELAPGVTATGHVVDGKPALVLREVSGHAHLLAMGTRGLGGVQGLLLGSVSTNVTAHADCPVVVVGDDSPVTGPVVVGVDGSPVSKSAIVLALQQAALLNTSVVAVHSYPGFTSQMFYGEAEQLLRQLHEEATELIGEQLAGHRDDQPDVEVETVVAAQPAAQCILEAARDAQLVVLGSRGRGGFRGLLLGSTSRAVLHVAPCPVMIVRSHPES
- a CDS encoding response regulator transcription factor yields the protein MASVDRTSDGACLRVMVVDDHPIWRDGVARDLAEEGFEVVATADGVGSARRRAGAVTPDVVLMDMQLPDGSGADATAAVLEVSPSSRVLVLSASDERDDVLQAVKAGASGYLVKSSSRAELVAAVRAVADGQAVFTPGLAGLILGEYRRLSAEPDRDQPRPSLTDRETEVLRHVAKGLSAKQVANKLSLSHRTVENHVQATLRKLQLGNRVELTRYAIEHGLDE
- a CDS encoding DUF5931 domain-containing protein, with the translated sequence MTLRGVPEPREPSRARQLAMEADTDPVGPLWRAAQLFRFFSYLYALGFQIAVNDDLLHDDTTWALFGVLSAWTLASGIAYYAGFGRNRYWVGADVAVACGLMLTTSYVADTSWAMNNQTWPTTLWAVNAVISVALLAGPIWGMLSGLLVGGTSAFVKGAFDLNFGRNATIIIIVAAGVAVGLAAVIARRAHAVLVQAAAIAAATEERERLSREVHDGVLQVLALIARRGREIGGPTTELARLAGEQERALRQLVSDAGQIAAAHRRADRAAADLGAILRGFAAEQVSVSAPASPVVIDAVVAEEIRAALHNILDNVNHHAGVSAQAFVLLEDLGDRVVVSVRDDGVGIPAGRLDEARRQGRMGISTSIVGRVEALGGTAMLDSGPGAGTEWELTIPVDREG
- a CDS encoding AI-2E family transporter, encoding MAPAVADREKVHPLVRATAEWGWRLLVIAAVVYVLLMAFNEFEEVLVPVALAILGAAMLVPVVDWLDRHRVPRSLAVLITIVVALSLLGLVMTFVVQEFIRGFPELTKQITVTIDRSRDWLVDGPLKVDDDQVSNIGNDITDFLQHNQDKVTSGALATATTATEIVTGALLTIFVLIFFLYGGGQIWTFVTKLVPHGTRGRVRAAGTAGFGTLVGYVRATVAVAFVDALGIGIGLAILGVPLALPLASLVFLGAFIPIVGALVAGTLAVVVALVTQGWIAAVIATAIVVGVMQVESHVLQPFLLGRSVRLHPVAVVLAIAAGIVSAGIVGGLLAVPLLAFGNTAVRHLAGSAARARDREDGTAGRFYTAEPDEPRWDRLDAADEADASPPDATDEEISPEQTPRDGE